One window of Rhinoraja longicauda isolate Sanriku21f chromosome 9, sRhiLon1.1, whole genome shotgun sequence genomic DNA carries:
- the nkx2.4b gene encoding NK2 homeobox 4b, with the protein MSLSPKHTTPFSVTDILSPIEETYKKFGGMDGAGNMAPPLGGYRQPQVSQAAMQQHNMGHNATVPATYHMPHGVSQFSHGAMGGYCNGGIGNMGDLPSYQDTMRNSAAASGWYGSNPDPRYSTISRFMGTSSGMNMAGMGVLTGMADASKPMAPLHATPRRKRRVLFSQAQVYELERRFKQQKYLSAPEREHLASMIHLTPTQVKIWFQNHRYKMKRQAKDKATQQMQQENNLCQQQQSPRRVAVPVLVKDGKPCQNGSSTPTANQQSQQVNSLAQPQDLGQVSPNPTPLHSSVTNMSQMDSATADYTGRMVNPNLLYGRTW; encoded by the exons ATGTCGTTGAGCCCAAAGCACACAACGCCTTTTTCAGTGACAGACATCCTGAGCCCGATCGAGGAGACCTACAAGAAGTTTGGTGGCATGGACGGCGCTGGCAACATGGCACCTCCTCTGGGAGGTTACCGCCAGCCGCAGGTCTCTCAGGCTGcgatgcagcagcacaacatgggTCACAACGCCACGGTACCGGCCACCTATCACATGCCGCACGGCGTGTCCCAGTTCTCTCACGGTGCCATGGGAGGCTACTGTAACGGGGGCATTGGCAACATGGGGGATCTCCCGTCCTACCAAGACACCATGAGGAATAGCGCCGCGGCGTCCGGCTGGTACGGCTCAAACCCCGATCCTCGATACTCAACAA TATCCCGCTTCATGGGGACGTCCTCTGGGATGAACATGGCGGGAATGGGGGTTCTGACTGGAATGGCAGACGCCAGCAAACCAATGGCACCTTTACACGCTACACCCAGGAGGAAAAGAAGGGTGCTGTTCTCCCAGGCTCAGGTCTACGAGTTGGAACGGCGCTTCAAGCAGCAGAAGTACCTGTCCGCTCCGGAAAGGGAACACCTGGCCAGCATGATCCACCTGACGCCGACCCAAGTGAAGATCTGGTTTCAGAACCACCGGTACAAGATGAAGCGCCAGGCCAAGGACAAGGCGACACAGCAGATGCAGCAGGAAAACAACCTGTGCCAACAGCAACAGTCTCCCAGGAGAGTGGCCGTGCCGGTCCTGGTTAAAGACGGTAAGCCGTGTCAGAACGGCTCCAGTACCCCGACGGCCAACCAA CAGAGTCAACAAGTGAACTCCCTCGCTCAACCTCAAGACTTAGGCCAGGTGTCGCCAAACCCGACGCCCCTCCACAGTTCGGTGACCAACATGTCTCAGATGGACTCGGCTACTGCGGACTACACGGGGAGGATGGTGAATCCTAACCTGCTCTACGGCAGGACCTGGTAA